One Rossellomorea aquimaris DNA window includes the following coding sequences:
- a CDS encoding gamma-glutamylcyclotransferase — protein MYVFVYGTLRKHESNHFLLKEAILVREQAWVEGVLYDTKRGYPAIKEGNGTTYGELYKIDSSLLSPLDELEDFIEEREDNLYLRKRKLVHTDNGPQEAFVYYSENEELFQEEILSGDWKVHRFLNEKPDRILYFAYGSCMDDERFKLARVDHHFQNCLGAGVLEGYSMKYLFKVHDGGRGDIIEDGGTMEGVVYDLPQQAVEYLFTREGVAPGWYRAAFIDIQMGGKLYKDVLTFIVKGKCQETCPPDHYAKEILRGSRPHVSKSYHEKLQQQLVGVGMTEDQVQKLLNEEE, from the coding sequence GTGTACGTTTTTGTTTATGGGACGTTAAGAAAACACGAAAGCAATCATTTTTTATTAAAGGAAGCCATATTGGTGAGGGAGCAAGCTTGGGTGGAAGGTGTTCTTTACGATACAAAAAGAGGATATCCCGCAATAAAAGAAGGCAATGGGACCACTTATGGCGAATTATATAAAATCGACTCCAGTTTATTATCACCATTAGATGAGTTGGAGGATTTCATCGAAGAACGTGAAGACAACCTTTATTTACGAAAGCGTAAACTGGTCCACACAGATAATGGACCGCAGGAAGCTTTTGTTTATTATTCTGAAAACGAAGAATTGTTCCAGGAAGAAATTCTTTCAGGAGATTGGAAGGTACATCGGTTTCTAAATGAAAAGCCTGACAGGATACTTTATTTTGCGTATGGTTCGTGCATGGATGATGAGCGATTTAAATTAGCGAGAGTAGATCATCATTTTCAAAACTGTCTGGGTGCAGGGGTTCTAGAAGGATATTCTATGAAGTATCTCTTTAAAGTACATGATGGTGGCCGGGGAGACATCATTGAGGATGGAGGGACAATGGAAGGGGTAGTATATGATCTCCCTCAACAAGCAGTAGAATACTTGTTCACGAGAGAAGGGGTAGCTCCTGGTTGGTATAGAGCAGCTTTCATCGACATACAGATGGGTGGGAAGCTTTACAAGGACGTATTAACCTTTATTGTGAAAGGCAAGTGTCAGGAAACCTGTCCCCCTGATCATTATGCAAAAGAGATTCTACGTGGCAGTCGGCCACATGTAAGCAAGTCCTATCATGAGAAGTTACAGCAACAATTAGTTGGAGTAGGGATGACAGAAGATCAGGTGCAGAAACTTCTTAACGAAGAAGAATAG
- a CDS encoding AMP-binding protein, protein MLHATVGELLEEKARIQPEVEAVVYADRGLRWSYHEFNHQCRQAAKGFMDLGINKGDHIAIWASNTPEWLVSQFSTGKMGAVLVTVNTNYRTAELEYLLKQSDSKTIILMEEFRGASYIDMLYEICPELKTSKPGELESSKLPNLKNVIVLGKKAYPGTYSWQDIMDRGDDVEEGELDERLSSLSPHDAINMQYTSGTTGFPKGVMLTHSNIVNNGYHIAGCMRLTNEDRLCIPVPFFHCFGCVLGTLACVSVGATMVPLQEFDPKKVLQTVQDEKCTGLHGVPTMFISELNLPDFDQFDLSHLRTGIMAGSNCPIEVMKGVMDKMGADEITIAYGQTESSPVITQTRTHDPIELKVETVGKALPNVEVKIVEPGSNREVPHGVQGELCTRGYHVMKGYYKNEEATRLAIDSEGWLHTGDLAVMDEHGYCRITGRLKDMIIRGGENIYPREIEEFLYSHPKILDVQVIGIPDEVYGEEVMAWIILKEGLTATPEEIREYCTGKISRHKIPRYIEFTDSYPMTASGKIQKFRLREQAKEAALPKSN, encoded by the coding sequence ATTTTACACGCAACTGTAGGTGAATTACTCGAAGAAAAAGCTCGTATACAGCCTGAGGTTGAAGCGGTCGTCTACGCAGACAGAGGATTAAGATGGTCTTATCATGAATTTAATCATCAGTGCAGGCAAGCTGCAAAAGGGTTTATGGATCTTGGGATCAATAAAGGAGATCATATCGCGATATGGGCTTCTAACACTCCTGAGTGGTTAGTAAGTCAGTTTTCGACGGGCAAAATGGGAGCTGTACTGGTAACCGTAAATACTAATTATCGTACTGCTGAATTAGAATATTTATTAAAGCAATCTGACAGTAAAACGATTATTTTGATGGAAGAGTTCAGAGGGGCTTCCTATATAGACATGTTATATGAAATATGTCCTGAATTGAAAACGTCTAAGCCCGGAGAATTGGAGAGTTCGAAACTTCCTAATTTAAAAAATGTAATTGTCTTAGGGAAGAAAGCATATCCAGGTACATATAGCTGGCAGGATATTATGGATAGAGGGGATGATGTTGAGGAAGGTGAGTTGGATGAAAGACTTTCGAGCCTATCTCCCCATGATGCCATCAACATGCAATACACGTCAGGTACGACAGGATTTCCTAAAGGAGTCATGCTTACTCACTCTAATATTGTAAACAATGGATATCATATTGCCGGGTGCATGAGATTGACGAACGAAGACCGTTTATGTATTCCTGTTCCATTTTTCCATTGCTTCGGATGTGTGTTGGGTACACTTGCATGTGTATCTGTTGGGGCTACTATGGTCCCATTACAGGAATTCGATCCGAAAAAGGTTCTCCAAACGGTGCAGGATGAAAAATGTACCGGCCTTCATGGGGTGCCAACCATGTTTATTTCCGAGTTAAACCTTCCAGACTTTGATCAATTCGATCTTTCCCATTTGCGTACTGGGATAATGGCCGGAAGTAACTGTCCGATCGAAGTAATGAAGGGCGTTATGGATAAAATGGGGGCAGATGAGATAACCATTGCCTACGGTCAGACAGAATCTTCCCCTGTCATTACTCAGACACGTACCCATGACCCGATTGAATTAAAGGTAGAAACGGTTGGAAAAGCCTTGCCAAATGTAGAGGTGAAGATTGTGGAGCCTGGATCGAACCGGGAAGTTCCCCATGGGGTACAGGGAGAGTTGTGTACTCGCGGTTATCACGTCATGAAAGGGTACTACAAGAATGAAGAGGCTACCAGGTTAGCCATAGATTCTGAGGGTTGGCTGCATACGGGTGACTTAGCGGTCATGGATGAACACGGCTATTGTAGAATTACAGGAAGATTAAAAGACATGATCATTCGAGGCGGTGAGAATATTTATCCGAGAGAAATTGAAGAATTTCTTTATTCCCATCCAAAGATATTAGATGTGCAAGTCATTGGAATCCCTGATGAAGTCTATGGTGAAGAAGTTATGGCCTGGATTATTTTGAAGGAAGGTCTAACCGCGACACCAGAAGAGATCAGAGAATATTGTACAGGGAAGATATCCCGTCATAAAATTCCAAGGTATATCGAGTTTACTGATTCCTACCCAATGACAGCTTCAGGGAAAATCCAAAAGTTTCGTTTAAGAGAGCAGGCGAAAGAAGCAGCCCTGCCAAAAAGTAACTAA
- the sda gene encoding sporulation histidine kinase inhibitor Sda gives MKILSNEQLVAAYRDAEKQGNDQDWILLLKKEIRNRGLKPFRKS, from the coding sequence ATGAAAATCTTAAGTAATGAACAGTTGGTGGCAGCTTATCGTGATGCTGAGAAACAAGGGAATGATCAAGACTGGATATTGCTTCTTAAGAAAGAAATTCGCAACCGAGGATTGAAGCCTTTTAGGAAATCTTGA
- the odhB gene encoding 2-oxoglutarate dehydrogenase complex dihydrolipoyllysine-residue succinyltransferase, whose protein sequence is MAEIKVPELAESITEGTIAQWLKQPGDYVEKGEYIVELETDKVNVEVISEEAGTIQELKADEGDTVEVGQVIAIVGAGGEASATSETKEEAAAPKQEEKKEEATEEAPAKEDKKNRPIASPAARKLAREKGIDLSDVPTDPLGRVRKQDIEAYNSNKPAEAPSKPSVQEKKAPAKKDDGKPVVREKMSRRRQTIAKRLVEVQQTAAMLTTFNEIDMSKVMELRKRKKDKFFDDHDVRLGFMSFFTKAVVAALKKFPYVNAEIDGDEIVLKKFYDVGVAVSTDDGLVVPVVRDCERKNFAEIEGEIMELATKARNNKLSLGDLQGGSFTITNGGVFGSLLSTPILNGPQVGILGMHKIQLRPVAIDKDTMENRPMMYIALSYDHRIIDGKEAVGFLAMVKDLLENPEDLLLEG, encoded by the coding sequence GTGGCAGAAATTAAAGTTCCAGAATTAGCAGAATCAATTACAGAAGGTACAATCGCCCAATGGTTGAAACAGCCAGGGGATTATGTGGAAAAGGGCGAATACATCGTTGAGCTGGAAACAGATAAAGTGAATGTTGAAGTCATTTCAGAAGAAGCGGGTACGATTCAAGAACTTAAAGCTGATGAAGGTGATACGGTAGAAGTCGGTCAAGTTATTGCCATTGTTGGTGCAGGTGGAGAAGCTTCGGCTACTTCTGAAACAAAAGAAGAAGCAGCTGCCCCTAAACAGGAAGAGAAGAAAGAAGAGGCAACGGAAGAAGCACCAGCGAAAGAGGACAAAAAGAATCGTCCAATCGCTTCTCCTGCGGCTCGTAAGTTGGCACGTGAAAAAGGTATCGATCTATCCGATGTGCCAACAGATCCTCTAGGCCGTGTTCGTAAGCAGGACATTGAAGCCTATAATAGCAATAAGCCGGCTGAAGCTCCATCTAAACCTTCTGTTCAAGAGAAGAAGGCACCTGCGAAGAAAGATGATGGAAAGCCTGTTGTTCGTGAGAAGATGTCACGCCGTCGTCAAACGATTGCGAAACGCTTAGTAGAAGTTCAGCAAACAGCTGCCATGCTTACAACGTTTAATGAGATTGATATGAGTAAAGTAATGGAGCTGCGAAAACGTAAAAAGGATAAATTCTTTGATGACCACGATGTAAGACTTGGTTTCATGAGTTTCTTTACAAAAGCAGTTGTAGCAGCTCTTAAGAAGTTCCCATACGTGAACGCAGAAATCGATGGGGATGAAATTGTCCTTAAGAAATTTTATGACGTTGGGGTAGCCGTATCTACGGATGATGGATTGGTAGTACCTGTTGTACGCGATTGTGAACGCAAAAACTTTGCGGAAATCGAAGGGGAAATTATGGAACTGGCTACTAAGGCTAGAAACAACAAATTATCTCTTGGGGATCTGCAAGGTGGTTCATTCACGATTACAAATGGTGGGGTATTCGGTTCATTACTATCAACTCCAATCTTAAATGGACCGCAAGTTGGGATTTTAGGAATGCATAAAATTCAGCTTCGCCCAGTGGCCATTGATAAAGATACAATGGAAAATCGTCCTATGATGTACATTGCTTTATCGTATGATCATAGAATTATTGATGGGAAAGAAGCAGTTGGGTTCCTGGCAATGGTGAAAGATTTACTTGAGAATCCAGAAGACTTACTACTTGAAGGGTAA